The following are encoded together in the Thunnus maccoyii chromosome 18, fThuMac1.1, whole genome shotgun sequence genome:
- the atp5mc1 gene encoding ATP synthase F(0) complex subunit C1, mitochondrial produces MYACAKFVTSPAVLRGGSRVLARPVSVSLFNRPEATVEQQALLPVSQSAVLTRSFQTSAVSRDIDTAAKFIGAGAATVGVAGSGAGIGTVFGSLIIGYARNPSLKQQLFSYAILGFALSEAMGLFCLMVAFLILFAM; encoded by the exons ATGTATGCCTGCGCCAAGTTTGTCACTTCTCCTGCTGTG CTGCGTGGGGGGTCCAGAGTCCTCGCCCGGCCAGTCTCAGTCTCCCTCTTCAACAGACCTGAAGCCACAgtggagcagcag GCCCTGTTGCCAGTCAGCCAGTCTGCAGTCCTGACACGCTCCTTCCAGACCAGCGCTGTCTCCCGGGACATCGACACTGCCGCCAAGTTCATTGGTGCTGGTGCTGCCACAGTGGGTGTGGCCGGCTCAGGAGCTGGAATCGGAACAGTGTTCGGCAGCCTCATCATTGGCTATGCCAG GAACCCCTCCCTGAAGCAGCAGCTCTTCTCCTACGCCATCCTGGGCTTTGCCCTGTCTGAGGCTATGGGTCTCTTCTGTCTGATGGTGGCGTTCCTCATCCTGTTTGCCATGTAA